The proteins below come from a single Stigmatopora argus isolate UIUO_Sarg chromosome 11, RoL_Sarg_1.0, whole genome shotgun sequence genomic window:
- the LOC144084511 gene encoding uncharacterized protein LOC144084511 isoform X1 has product MDGRHGRTDGMDGRTDGMDGRTAWTDGRHGRTDGMDGRQGRTARMDGTDGRTADLFYFGHFFYPWIYGHFSPAEFWTLFGHFSPQWSFGHFSPQWSFGHFFSPQWSFGHFFSPQWSFGHFFSPQWSFGHFFSPQWSFGHFFSPQWSFGHFFSPQWSFGHFFLPSGVLDTFFLPSGVLDTFFLPSGVLDTFFLPSGVLDTFFLPSGVLDTFFLPSGVLDTFFLPSGVLDTFFLPSGVLDTFFLPSGVLDTFFLPSGVLDTFFLPSGVLDTFFSPVEFWTLFFSPVEFWTLFFSPVEFWTLFFSPVEFWTLFFSPVEFWTLFFSPVEFWTLFFSPVEFWTLFLSPVEFWTLFLPGGVLDTFLPVQVSILVFEF; this is encoded by the coding sequence atggacggacggcatggacggacggacggcatggacggacggacggacggcatggacggacggacggcatggacggacggccggcatggacggacggacggcatggacggacggcagggacggacggcaaggATGGACggcacagacggacggacggcggatttattttattttggacactttttttacccatggatttatggacacttctccccagcggagttttggacactttttggacacttttctccccagtggagttttggacacttttctccccagtggagttttggacactttttttctccccagtggagttttggacactttttttctccccagtggagttttggacactttttttctccccagtggagttttggacactttttttctccccagtggagttttggacactttttttctccccagtggagttttggacactttttttctccccagtggagttttggacacttttttctccccagtggagttttggacactttttttctccccagtggagttttggacactttttttctccccagtggagttttggacactttttttctccccagtggagttttggacactttttttctccccagtggagttttggacactttttttctccccagtggagttttggacactttttttctccccagtggagttttggacactttttttctccccagtggagttttggacactttttttctccccagtggagttttggacactttttttctccccagtggagttttggacactttttttctccccagtggagttttggacacttttttctccccagtggagttttggacactttttttctccccagtggagttttggacactttttttctccccagtggagttttggacactttttttctccccagtggagttttggacactttttttctccccagtggagttttggacactttttttctccccagtggagttttggacactttttttctccccagtggagttttggacactttttctctccccagtggagttttggacactttttctccccggtggagttttggacacttttttaccggtgcaggtaagtattttggtctttgagttttga
- the LOC144084511 gene encoding uncharacterized protein LOC144084511 isoform X3, translating to MDGKDGRQGRTAGTDARDGRQGQTEGSRDGRQGRTAGTDGRDGRQGQTEGSRDRDNCACFTGTCKLGVLRPCRWC from the exons atggacggcaaggacggacggcagggacggacggcagggacggacgccagggacggacggcagggacagacggagggatcaag ggacggacggcagggacggacggcagggacggacggcagggacggacggcagggacagacagagggatcaag GGACAGAGACAACTGCG CGTGCTTCACGGGTACGTGTAAACTAGGAGTCTTGAGGCCCTGTCGTTGGTGTTAg
- the LOC144084511 gene encoding uncharacterized protein LOC144084511 isoform X2 produces MNGRQRWTARTDGRDGRQGRTPGTDGRDRRRDQGTDGRDGRQGRTAGTDGRDRQRDQAITFPPPCGLLGVDGRHGLMDDRDRDNCACFTGTCKLGVLRPCRWC; encoded by the exons atgaacggacggcaaagatggacggcaaggacggacggcagggacggacggcagggacggacgccagggacggacggcagggacagacggagggatcaag ggacggacggcagggacggacggcagggacggacggcagggacggacggcagggacagacagagggatcaag ctataactttcccccccccctgcggacttttgggcgtggacggacggcacggactgaTGGACGACAGGGACAGAGACAACTGCG CGTGCTTCACGGGTACGTGTAAACTAGGAGTCTTGAGGCCCTGTCGTTGGTGTTAg